From Serinicoccus profundi, the proteins below share one genomic window:
- a CDS encoding SRPBCC family protein gives MDVTVTTTFDAPRPLVAAIAGDPDQAMRWYANIRSVRWQSAPEVVEGARVDFVARFLGRQLAYTYEIVDLVPDERLVMRTDDGPFPMETTYTWWDEDPAQEGGPARTGMSLRNAGRPKAMTTLASGAVTLGMKRAMRRDLERLRLVLREAQDAPPDDGPTTA, from the coding sequence ATGGATGTGACCGTCACCACCACCTTCGACGCGCCGCGGCCGCTGGTCGCCGCGATCGCGGGTGACCCCGACCAGGCGATGCGGTGGTATGCCAACATCCGTTCCGTGCGCTGGCAGTCGGCGCCGGAGGTGGTCGAGGGCGCCCGGGTCGACTTCGTGGCGCGCTTCCTCGGGCGGCAGCTGGCCTACACCTACGAGATCGTCGACCTGGTGCCGGACGAGCGGCTCGTCATGCGGACCGACGACGGTCCGTTCCCGATGGAGACGACCTACACGTGGTGGGACGAGGACCCGGCGCAGGAGGGTGGGCCGGCGCGCACCGGGATGAGCCTGCGCAACGCCGGCCGCCCCAAGGCGATGACGACGCTCGCCTCCGGCGCGGTGACGCTTGGGATGAAGCGGGCCATGCGCCGCGACCTGGAGCGCCTGCGGCTGGTGCTGCGCGAGGCGCAGGACGCGCCCCCCGACGACGGACCGACCACGGCCTAG